A single Clostridium sp. AN503 DNA region contains:
- a CDS encoding lactate racemase domain-containing protein has protein sequence MKVTSGGMVTRLLADTPIPRMFHARQDFPRDVIPADEIPGVIYEQMGQEQFSSLIKPGMTIAVTAGSRGIRNVDIITKAIVDFVKEKGAHPFIVPAMGSHGGATAEGQLEVLASYQITPETMGCPIKSSMEVVELGVSERGKKVYLDKHAYEADGIIVSCRLKPHNAFRGPYESGPCKMMTVGLGKQAGASLVHGDGMDVIAQNIPTMAKVVLEKARILFAVPCIENAYDETCRIEAILAKDILKREPELLKYAFSNMPKLIVGETDVLVVDEIGKNYSGTGVDPNITGTFSTPYASGGIKVQRTCFLNLSEASHGNALGCGLASAITKKIFDEMDVEKMYPNCITSTVLASARIPCVVANDKEAIQICIRTCNKIDTDHARVVRIANSLHIDQIMLSESYYEDVKNGKYPGIVALDEPQELAFDEKGNLLTPVKSCS, from the coding sequence ATGAAAGTAACATCAGGAGGCATGGTCACCAGGCTTTTGGCGGACACGCCCATACCCAGAATGTTCCACGCAAGACAGGACTTCCCGCGGGATGTGATCCCGGCAGATGAGATTCCCGGTGTGATCTATGAGCAGATGGGGCAGGAGCAGTTCTCCTCCCTGATAAAACCCGGTATGACCATTGCGGTCACCGCAGGAAGCCGCGGGATCCGCAATGTGGATATCATTACCAAAGCCATCGTGGATTTTGTAAAAGAAAAGGGCGCGCATCCGTTTATCGTTCCGGCCATGGGAAGCCACGGCGGCGCGACGGCGGAGGGGCAGCTGGAGGTCTTAGCCAGCTATCAGATCACGCCCGAGACCATGGGCTGTCCGATCAAATCCTCCATGGAGGTAGTAGAGCTGGGCGTTTCCGAGCGTGGAAAGAAGGTCTATCTGGACAAACATGCATATGAGGCGGACGGTATCATCGTTTCCTGCCGCTTAAAACCCCATAATGCATTCCGCGGTCCCTACGAGAGCGGCCCCTGCAAGATGATGACGGTCGGCCTGGGGAAACAGGCGGGCGCGTCCTTAGTCCACGGCGACGGCATGGATGTGATCGCACAGAATATCCCGACCATGGCAAAGGTGGTCCTTGAAAAAGCCAGGATATTATTTGCGGTCCCCTGCATTGAAAATGCTTACGACGAGACATGCAGGATTGAGGCGATCCTGGCAAAGGATATTCTAAAAAGAGAACCGGAGCTTTTAAAATACGCTTTTTCCAATATGCCGAAGCTGATCGTGGGAGAGACAGATGTGCTGGTGGTAGATGAGATCGGTAAGAATTACAGCGGGACCGGCGTGGACCCCAATATCACGGGAACCTTCTCGACCCCCTATGCATCCGGCGGGATTAAGGTACAGAGAACCTGCTTTTTGAACTTAAGCGAAGCCTCCCATGGCAATGCACTTGGCTGCGGGCTGGCCTCCGCCATCACCAAAAAGATCTTCGACGAGATGGACGTGGAGAAGATGTACCCCAACTGCATCACCAGCACGGTACTGGCTTCCGCCCGGATCCCCTGTGTTGTGGCAAATGACAAGGAGGCCATACAGATCTGTATCAGGACCTGCAACAAGATTGACACGGACCATGCCAGAGTGGTCCGCATCGCCAACAGCCTCCACATCGATCAGATCATGTTGTCCGAATCTTACTACGAGGACGTGAAGAACGGGAAATATCCGGGCATTGTGGCCCTGGATGAGCCGCAGGAGCTTGCGTTCGATGAAAAAGGGAACCTGCTGACCCCGGTCAAGTCCTGTTCCTGA
- a CDS encoding MATE family efflux transporter has translation MIGLSCYILADTFFIAKGLGADGLAALNLAIPIYSFVHGSGLMFGIGGSTKYSVFRGQKAYKNADQVFTNTVYLTAALAAVFVVAGLFLPGTITALLGANAEIFDMTRIYLKVVLLFAPAFMMNDVLICFVRNDGNPRLAMTAMLAGSMSNILLDYIFIFPFGMGIFGAVLATGFAPVISMGVLSIHRIKKQNCFHYTKAVLSRSLSVQTLSLGFPSLITEVAGGIVIIIFNVLIMGIEGNIGVAAYGVIANLSLVITSICTGIAQGMQPITSRAYGHGDKKGMHQVLKYAVCTLLLLSCSIYLAVFLFAGPITAVFNSENDMQLQQIAEAGLKLYFISIPFAGFNIVLSMFFTSAEKAIPAQVVSLLRGFFLIIPAAFILAALAGTTGVWLAVPVTEGVVAAVGGILYLRNRT, from the coding sequence ATGATCGGCCTGTCCTGCTACATTCTGGCCGACACTTTTTTTATTGCAAAGGGGCTGGGGGCGGACGGGCTTGCGGCACTCAACCTGGCGATCCCGATCTACAGCTTCGTCCACGGAAGCGGCCTGATGTTCGGTATCGGCGGCTCTACCAAATATTCTGTTTTCCGGGGACAGAAGGCGTATAAAAACGCAGATCAGGTGTTTACCAATACCGTATATTTGACCGCAGCTCTGGCTGCGGTATTTGTTGTGGCGGGCCTGTTCCTGCCCGGGACCATCACCGCGCTTCTTGGGGCCAATGCAGAGATTTTTGATATGACAAGGATCTATCTGAAGGTCGTCCTTTTATTCGCCCCGGCTTTTATGATGAACGACGTCCTGATCTGCTTTGTGCGCAATGACGGCAATCCACGACTTGCCATGACCGCGATGCTGGCCGGGAGCATGTCCAACATCCTGTTGGACTACATCTTTATCTTCCCCTTTGGCATGGGCATCTTCGGCGCGGTACTGGCAACCGGGTTCGCCCCGGTCATCAGCATGGGCGTCCTCTCCATCCACCGGATCAAAAAACAGAACTGCTTTCATTATACGAAAGCAGTTCTGTCCAGGTCCTTATCCGTCCAGACCCTCTCCCTGGGTTTTCCTTCCCTGATCACGGAGGTAGCGGGCGGTATTGTCATTATCATATTTAATGTACTGATCATGGGGATCGAGGGAAATATCGGCGTCGCCGCCTACGGTGTGATCGCCAATCTGTCCCTTGTGATCACATCCATCTGTACCGGCATCGCCCAGGGGATGCAGCCGATCACCAGCCGCGCTTACGGGCATGGTGACAAAAAGGGGATGCACCAGGTCCTGAAATATGCGGTATGCACTTTGCTGCTCCTCTCCTGCAGTATCTACCTGGCTGTCTTTCTATTTGCCGGGCCGATCACCGCGGTCTTTAACAGCGAAAATGATATGCAGCTTCAGCAGATCGCCGAGGCGGGACTAAAACTGTATTTTATCTCCATACCCTTCGCCGGGTTCAATATCGTGCTTTCCATGTTCTTCACCTCGGCGGAAAAAGCCATTCCGGCCCAGGTGGTCTCTCTGCTGAGAGGATTCTTCCTGATCATACCCGCCGCCTTTATCCTGGCCGCTCTGGCCGGAACCACCGGGGTATGGCTGGCGGTTCCGGTGACGGAAGGGGTTGTAGCGGCGGTTGGGGGCATCTTGTATCTCAGGAACAGGACTTGA
- a CDS encoding LysR family transcriptional regulator, with the protein MDLKQIEYIVTIAEERNITRAAEKLFLTQSGLNQQLLKLERSLGTPLFYRSHGDCRPTEAGEIYLETAREMLRMRREAFNRIHDIVESKKGSLSVGFTPGRGVAMFSAVYPAFHHAYPDVIVEPMELSVHNQQKLIAQGNLDIGFMTLRDNDKTNDHYIDIAEEEIILAIPRNYPLAELSIPTASEHSVIDISHFKYEPFVLMYKESTIRSLVDSIFQEAGFTPHVLFDTSNTGTIVTMIRSMLCCGIIPYYYYKQNPEGMSCYHLPSHPSWHIAVSYKKGVYLSNAAKEFIRLATEFWNNV; encoded by the coding sequence ATGGATTTAAAACAAATCGAGTATATCGTCACTATCGCGGAGGAACGCAATATCACACGCGCCGCTGAAAAGCTTTTTCTCACCCAGTCCGGCTTAAACCAGCAGCTTTTAAAGCTGGAACGTTCCCTTGGCACGCCTTTATTTTACCGTTCTCACGGAGACTGCCGCCCCACGGAGGCCGGTGAGATCTATTTGGAGACTGCCCGGGAGATGCTGCGCATGAGGAGGGAGGCATTCAACCGGATCCACGACATTGTAGAGAGCAAAAAAGGCTCTCTGTCGGTAGGATTTACACCCGGAAGGGGCGTCGCCATGTTTTCTGCCGTCTACCCTGCGTTCCACCATGCCTATCCGGATGTCATCGTGGAGCCGATGGAGCTGAGTGTCCACAACCAGCAGAAACTGATCGCCCAGGGGAATTTAGATATCGGTTTTATGACTCTCCGGGACAATGATAAGACGAACGACCACTACATAGACATTGCGGAGGAGGAGATCATCCTGGCGATCCCCAGGAATTATCCGCTTGCTGAGCTGTCCATCCCCACAGCTTCCGAGCATTCCGTCATAGACATCTCACATTTTAAATACGAACCCTTTGTCCTGATGTACAAGGAATCCACGATCCGCTCTCTGGTCGATTCCATTTTCCAGGAAGCCGGCTTCACCCCTCATGTACTTTTTGACACCAGCAACACCGGGACCATCGTAACGATGATCCGCTCCATGCTCTGCTGCGGCATCATCCCCTACTATTACTACAAGCAGAATCCCGAAGGAATGTCCTGCTACCACCTCCCGTCCCACCCCAGCTGGCACATCGCCGTCAGCTACAAAAAAGGTGTTTACCTAAGCAACGCAGCCAAAGAGTTTATCCGTCTGGCTACTGAATTCTGGAACAATGTCTGA
- a CDS encoding enolase C-terminal domain-like protein: MEKGTPAVTEMQVIPVAGYDSMLMTLSGAHAPYFTRNLVILKDSAGHTGIGEIHGGDYTCDALKSCIPLVVGQPVGRYRAILDSIHKASTRAEEDDGEGIQSLDISKLKFVVKAEWAIECALLDLLGQYLDLPMCELLGDGKQRDKVETLGYLFYVSDKERAEALDYLDESGSSDAWFRLRRQEMLTPERIVEQACVLNEKYGFKNFKLKGGVLKGAEEMEAVRALKKQFPEGRINIDPNGAWSLKEAIEICKPMEGVLTYIEDPCGPESGFSSREVMAEFKNAVNLPVATNMIATDWRQFYHAAALKSVDIVLADPHFWGFGGSVRMAQILNDWGLTWGSHSNNHFDITLTAFAHVAAAAPGNPTALDTHWIWQDGQNLLKDTPQIADGYLEVPQKPGLGVTIDMDRVMEANRLYNRLPDHDRDDAMAMQYLIPNWKFDSKKPALVR, from the coding sequence ATGGAAAAAGGAACCCCGGCCGTAACGGAGATGCAGGTCATCCCGGTTGCCGGCTATGACAGTATGCTTATGACTTTGAGCGGAGCCCACGCCCCGTACTTTACCAGGAACTTAGTGATCCTAAAAGACAGCGCGGGACATACGGGCATCGGCGAGATCCATGGAGGAGACTACACCTGCGACGCGCTGAAAAGCTGTATCCCCCTGGTAGTGGGACAGCCTGTGGGCAGATACCGGGCGATCCTTGACAGCATCCACAAGGCGTCCACGCGGGCCGAGGAGGATGATGGGGAAGGGATCCAGAGCCTGGATATCAGTAAGCTGAAATTTGTGGTAAAGGCTGAATGGGCCATTGAGTGCGCGCTCTTAGACCTGCTGGGACAGTACCTGGATCTCCCCATGTGCGAGCTGTTGGGCGATGGGAAACAGCGGGACAAGGTGGAGACCCTGGGCTATCTTTTTTATGTCAGCGATAAGGAAAGGGCAGAAGCTCTTGACTATTTGGATGAAAGCGGCAGCAGCGACGCCTGGTTCCGTCTTCGGAGACAGGAAATGCTGACCCCGGAGCGCATTGTGGAGCAGGCCTGTGTGCTGAACGAAAAGTACGGGTTTAAGAATTTCAAGTTAAAGGGCGGTGTCTTAAAAGGCGCGGAGGAGATGGAGGCGGTCCGGGCGCTGAAAAAGCAGTTTCCGGAAGGACGGATCAATATCGATCCCAACGGGGCCTGGAGCCTGAAGGAAGCCATTGAGATCTGCAAGCCCATGGAAGGGGTGCTGACCTACATAGAAGATCCCTGCGGCCCGGAGTCCGGCTTTAGCAGCCGTGAGGTCATGGCGGAATTTAAGAATGCCGTAAACCTTCCGGTGGCTACCAACATGATCGCTACAGACTGGCGGCAGTTTTACCATGCGGCAGCCTTAAAATCTGTGGATATCGTGCTGGCTGATCCGCATTTCTGGGGATTTGGCGGCAGCGTGAGGATGGCCCAGATCTTAAATGACTGGGGCCTGACCTGGGGCAGCCATTCCAACAACCATTTTGACATTACCCTGACTGCCTTTGCCCATGTGGCAGCGGCGGCGCCCGGTAATCCGACGGCTTTGGACACCCACTGGATCTGGCAGGATGGCCAGAACCTCCTAAAGGATACGCCGCAGATCGCAGACGGATATCTTGAGGTTCCCCAAAAACCGGGGCTGGGTGTGACCATCGATATGGACCGGGTGATGGAAGCCAACCGGCTTTATAACCGGCTTCCAGATCATGACCGGGACGACGCCATGGCGATGCAGTATCTGATTCCGAACTGGAAGTTTGATTCCAAAAAGCCCGCATTGGTGCGGTAA
- a CDS encoding LysR family transcriptional regulator gives MTVVDVKYLNYVLAIAGRRNMTKAAEDLFVSQSSLSQYISRLEQELGTPLFVRNKNELSLTPAGELYVEAAKKVVKIQKELYQNIDSLNQRGHITAGVTSNFGLRMLSEIIPQFRQQYPEVTIEITETNLPGLKKLLMEESIDLGIAAEVNQVPFESQTQVLRKEEVFFAIPRVHPYAQSHPSGIMTLEDLTGYFSRDNFLLSKKGSSLRLLSDQVFDSCGFSPSAFCETNSISATRNMIAKNAGVAFIGESCSVDREHIAYYSMSPALYRLNVVICRKGWVQNEPEKLFMKFILDYFKLNTEQPYMAENYSLTRQP, from the coding sequence GTGACGGTTGTGGATGTTAAGTACTTAAATTATGTTCTGGCGATTGCCGGACGGCGTAACATGACAAAGGCGGCGGAGGACTTATTTGTCTCCCAGTCCTCCTTAAGCCAGTACATCTCCAGGCTGGAGCAGGAACTGGGGACCCCGCTGTTTGTCCGCAATAAGAACGAACTGAGCCTGACTCCCGCAGGGGAACTGTATGTGGAAGCTGCAAAAAAGGTCGTAAAGATCCAGAAGGAGCTGTATCAGAATATTGACAGCTTAAACCAGCGCGGGCATATCACAGCCGGCGTCACCTCCAATTTCGGCCTGCGGATGCTCTCGGAGATCATCCCCCAGTTCCGGCAGCAGTACCCGGAAGTCACCATTGAGATCACGGAGACCAATCTTCCGGGACTGAAAAAGCTTTTGATGGAGGAGAGCATTGACCTGGGGATCGCCGCCGAGGTGAACCAGGTGCCGTTTGAGAGCCAGACCCAGGTGCTGCGCAAAGAGGAAGTGTTCTTTGCAATCCCCCGTGTGCATCCTTACGCTCAGAGCCACCCCTCCGGCATCATGACCCTGGAGGACTTAACCGGATATTTTTCCCGGGACAATTTCCTTTTATCAAAAAAAGGATCTTCTTTAAGGCTCCTTAGCGACCAGGTATTTGACTCCTGCGGCTTCTCCCCCAGCGCCTTCTGCGAGACCAACAGCATCTCCGCCACCCGGAATATGATCGCGAAAAATGCGGGCGTGGCCTTTATCGGGGAATCCTGCTCCGTGGACCGGGAACATATCGCATACTACTCCATGTCCCCGGCTCTCTACCGGCTGAACGTGGTCATCTGCCGGAAGGGCTGGGTACAGAACGAGCCTGAAAAGCTGTTTATGAAATTTATTCTGGATTATTTTAAGTTAAATACCGAACAGCCTTATATGGCGGAGAACTACTCGCTGACCAGGCAGCCCTGA
- a CDS encoding tripartite tricarboxylate transporter TctB family protein produces the protein MSTKKLSEVILSMVLLIAGIALWFASQSIEVGAAMGQGGDFMPKLCSTVWVLISALLLVSNITMKDDGEKEAGINLKGFFATLVLLFVYVFMLKPIGFVISSMVYMMIQMLLFVPAEYRSKKNYILFVVLSVVIPVAVNALFVNVFSLILPTGIL, from the coding sequence ATGAGTACAAAAAAGTTGTCAGAGGTCATACTCAGCATGGTTTTACTGATCGCAGGGATTGCCCTGTGGTTTGCTTCGCAGAGCATTGAAGTAGGCGCGGCGATGGGACAGGGCGGGGATTTCATGCCCAAGCTGTGCAGTACTGTGTGGGTGCTGATCAGTGCGCTCCTGCTGGTTTCCAACATCACCATGAAGGATGATGGGGAGAAAGAGGCGGGCATCAATCTCAAAGGTTTTTTCGCAACGCTGGTCCTTTTGTTCGTTTATGTATTTATGCTGAAACCCATAGGTTTTGTCATTTCTTCCATGGTGTACATGATGATTCAGATGCTTTTGTTTGTTCCGGCAGAGTACAGGAGCAAAAAGAATTATATCCTGTTTGTTGTGTTGTCGGTTGTGATTCCTGTTGCAGTCAATGCATTGTTCGTCAATGTATTTTCATTGATCCTGCCGACAGGCATACTATAA
- a CDS encoding tripartite tricarboxylate transporter substrate binding protein codes for MKKRFLCLVMAAALACTTTACGGSSKGTEKASGTESAAGDAAAEVKWPKNVEIIVPASAGGDTDFNARLLAQKLSEKLPANFVVSNVNGNGGATGTRQVKDAEPDGSSAVFYHTAFLVNKACGATDYGLDAYNFAAIAGQSAGNVVTVNSSLGINSLEELMEYTKSHPGELKMAAQTGATSYAVAMQMKNAGFDINIVDAGSAADRLAALLGGHVDVILAAYGSIKDYVKEGTLVPLAMDGEMDLVVADEGIDIKAIHNLGYEEIKLPFYYFIAFPKGTDDALVSQFNNALKDIIENDKEYQDQIYASYYQAPTFLPGEEGLAKYAEIDELLKNVDFSAK; via the coding sequence ATGAAAAAAAGGTTTTTATGTCTGGTGATGGCGGCGGCGCTTGCATGTACCACAACCGCATGCGGAGGAAGCTCTAAGGGAACAGAAAAGGCATCCGGCACGGAAAGCGCGGCAGGCGATGCGGCGGCAGAAGTAAAATGGCCTAAGAATGTGGAGATCATCGTGCCGGCCAGCGCCGGAGGCGATACTGATTTCAATGCGAGGCTTCTGGCACAGAAGCTGTCTGAGAAGCTGCCTGCAAACTTCGTGGTATCTAACGTAAACGGAAACGGCGGTGCCACCGGAACCCGCCAGGTGAAGGACGCGGAGCCGGACGGAAGCTCGGCAGTATTTTACCATACGGCGTTTCTGGTAAACAAAGCGTGCGGGGCGACCGACTACGGCCTTGACGCTTATAACTTTGCGGCGATCGCAGGCCAGAGCGCAGGAAACGTGGTGACGGTCAACTCTTCACTGGGCATCAATTCCTTAGAAGAGCTGATGGAGTACACCAAGAGCCATCCGGGCGAGTTAAAGATGGCGGCGCAGACCGGTGCAACTTCCTATGCGGTGGCAATGCAGATGAAAAATGCAGGATTTGACATCAATATCGTAGATGCAGGTTCTGCCGCAGACCGTCTGGCTGCACTGTTAGGCGGACATGTGGATGTGATCCTGGCTGCTTACGGATCGATCAAGGATTATGTAAAAGAGGGAACCCTGGTCCCGCTGGCGATGGATGGAGAGATGGATCTGGTAGTTGCGGATGAGGGCATCGATATCAAAGCGATCCATAACCTTGGATATGAGGAGATCAAGCTTCCGTTCTACTATTTCATCGCATTCCCGAAGGGAACGGACGATGCTCTGGTGAGCCAGTTCAACAATGCGCTGAAAGATATCATCGAGAATGATAAAGAGTATCAGGATCAGATCTATGCATCCTACTATCAGGCACCCACATTCCTTCCTGGAGAAGAAGGGCTGGCAAAATATGCCGAGATAGATGAGCTGCTCAAAAACGTTGATTTCTCTGCAAAATAA
- a CDS encoding LysR family transcriptional regulator, producing the protein MDTKQIEYILKIAEENNITKAAEKLFITQSALNQQLLKLEKELGTPLFHRSRANWGLTEAGRIYVEGAKAALQIKKTTYNQIYDVANAKRGHLSIGLTPGRGLRMFTAIYPELHRSYPNLEVKPIEMRVRAQQTAIAKGEIDVGFMTLHEKDRTNDVYVNLGTEELMLIIPSGHPVASKAAPAGEPFATLDIRELKYEPFVLMDKNSTLRAVCDTIFDRAGFAPNILFETNNTGGIVSMVESTLCCGIIPGYYVRTPSPGVACFSLTGHPTWDMAVSYSYSAYLSSGAKEFIRLAKEYWA; encoded by the coding sequence ATGGATACAAAACAGATTGAATATATCTTAAAGATTGCAGAAGAAAATAACATCACCAAAGCGGCGGAAAAACTGTTTATCACCCAGTCCGCCCTAAACCAGCAGCTTTTAAAGCTTGAAAAGGAACTGGGCACCCCGCTGTTTCACCGTTCCCGCGCCAACTGGGGGCTGACCGAGGCGGGACGCATCTATGTGGAAGGGGCGAAGGCCGCCCTCCAGATCAAGAAGACCACTTACAACCAGATCTACGATGTCGCCAACGCAAAACGGGGCCATCTGTCCATCGGACTGACCCCCGGCAGGGGACTGCGCATGTTCACAGCGATCTATCCGGAGCTGCACCGCAGCTACCCCAACCTGGAGGTGAAGCCAATCGAGATGCGGGTGCGCGCCCAGCAGACGGCGATCGCCAAAGGGGAGATCGATGTGGGATTTATGACGCTCCATGAAAAAGACCGGACCAACGACGTCTATGTCAATCTGGGCACCGAGGAGCTGATGCTGATCATCCCCTCTGGTCATCCGGTGGCCTCCAAAGCGGCCCCTGCCGGGGAACCGTTTGCCACACTTGATATCCGGGAGCTGAAATATGAGCCGTTTGTGCTGATGGACAAGAATTCCACCCTGCGGGCTGTATGTGACACCATATTTGACCGGGCGGGCTTTGCTCCCAACATCCTGTTTGAGACCAACAATACCGGAGGTATCGTGTCCATGGTGGAATCTACCCTCTGCTGCGGCATCATCCCCGGCTACTATGTGCGCACCCCCTCGCCCGGGGTCGCCTGCTTTTCCCTGACCGGCCATCCCACCTGGGATATGGCTGTCAGCTACAGCTACAGCGCATATTTAAGCTCCGGCGCCAAGGAATTCATCCGGTTGGCGAAAGAATACTGGGCGTGA
- a CDS encoding tripartite tricarboxylate transporter TctB family protein encodes MFFKKYGDIVVGIFFMVLSAIMIVMAQMLPKSKVMDIGPDFMPMVIGVITFVLAALLLFLSIKNFKVNVKEIDAASIPDCDYKRVLASILLVLVYVFMLQPVGFIVCTLVFLLLQMLVLSPDDERGKKDIIKLAVIDVIFTLVVFFLFRYGFKIVLPAGIFTINI; translated from the coding sequence ATGTTTTTCAAAAAGTATGGTGACATCGTGGTAGGGATATTTTTTATGGTGTTATCTGCAATCATGATTGTTATGGCGCAGATGCTTCCAAAGTCAAAGGTCATGGACATCGGGCCTGATTTTATGCCGATGGTCATCGGGGTGATCACATTCGTTCTGGCGGCGCTCCTGCTGTTTTTGAGCATTAAGAACTTCAAGGTGAATGTGAAGGAGATCGATGCGGCGTCCATACCGGACTGTGATTACAAACGGGTCCTGGCAAGTATCCTGCTGGTACTGGTCTACGTGTTTATGCTGCAGCCGGTTGGATTTATCGTCTGCACGCTGGTGTTCCTCCTGCTCCAGATGCTGGTATTATCTCCGGATGATGAACGGGGTAAGAAAGATATCATTAAACTGGCAGTGATCGACGTGATATTTACCCTGGTAGTATTCTTCTTGTTCCGTTACGGATTCAAGATCGTGCTGCCGGCCGGTATATTTACCATCAACATTTAA